A genomic window from Xenorhabdus cabanillasii includes:
- the murA gene encoding UDP-N-acetylglucosamine 1-carboxyvinyltransferase produces MDKFRVKGPTCLSGEVTISGAKNAALPILFAALLAEEPVELQNVPELKDIDTTIKLLNRLGTKIERNGSVFVDARGVNKYCAPYELVKTMRASIWALGPLVARFGQGQVSLPGGCAIGARPVDLHISGLEQLGAKIVLEEGYVKASVDGRLKGASIVMDKVSVGATVTIMTAATLAEGKTIIENAAREPEIEDTANFLNTLGAKITGAGTDRIVIEGVERLGGGVYCVLPDRIETGTFLVAAAASRGKVICRKAKPDTLDAVLAKLREAGADIQVGDDWISLDMHGKRPKAVTFRTAPHPGFPTDMQAQFSLLNIVAEGVGMITETIFENRFMHIPELIRMGAHAEIESNTVLCHGVEKLSGAQVMATDLRASASLVLAGCIAEGTTIVDRIYHIDRGYEHIEDKLRGLGANIERIK; encoded by the coding sequence ATGGATAAATTTCGAGTGAAAGGGCCTACCTGCTTGTCAGGAGAGGTGACTATTTCCGGGGCAAAAAATGCCGCATTACCAATCCTGTTCGCAGCGTTGCTGGCGGAAGAGCCAGTTGAATTACAGAATGTTCCTGAACTAAAAGACATTGATACCACAATCAAACTGCTGAACCGTTTGGGAACGAAAATAGAACGTAATGGTTCGGTATTTGTTGATGCCAGAGGGGTCAATAAATATTGTGCGCCTTATGAGCTGGTTAAGACCATGCGTGCTTCTATTTGGGCATTGGGGCCACTGGTGGCACGTTTTGGGCAGGGGCAGGTTTCTTTACCCGGTGGTTGCGCTATCGGGGCCCGTCCTGTCGATCTTCATATTTCCGGACTGGAACAGCTTGGTGCGAAGATTGTACTGGAAGAAGGGTATGTTAAAGCATCTGTAGATGGTCGTTTAAAAGGTGCCAGCATCGTCATGGATAAAGTGAGTGTCGGTGCAACGGTAACTATCATGACAGCAGCAACACTAGCGGAAGGTAAGACCATCATTGAAAATGCAGCACGTGAACCTGAAATCGAAGATACGGCCAATTTCCTGAATACATTGGGTGCAAAAATTACGGGAGCAGGAACTGATCGTATTGTGATTGAAGGTGTCGAGCGTTTAGGTGGTGGCGTTTATTGTGTATTGCCCGATCGTATCGAAACAGGAACTTTTCTTGTAGCAGCGGCGGCTTCCCGTGGAAAGGTTATCTGTCGCAAGGCTAAACCGGATACATTGGATGCTGTTCTGGCTAAATTACGTGAAGCCGGAGCTGATATTCAGGTAGGTGATGACTGGATTAGTTTAGATATGCATGGCAAGCGACCAAAAGCAGTAACATTTCGCACTGCACCACATCCGGGCTTCCCGACTGATATGCAGGCACAATTTAGTTTACTGAATATCGTTGCTGAAGGTGTGGGTATGATCACCGAAACTATTTTCGAAAATCGTTTTATGCATATCCCTGAATTGATCCGTATGGGTGCACATGCAGAAATTGAAAGTAACACCGTACTTTGCCACGGTGTAGAAAAATTATCTGGTGCTCAGGTGATGGCAACAGATTTACGCGCTTCTGCCAGTTTGGTATTAGCTGGCTGTATTGCGGAAGGAACGACCATCGTCGATCGTATTTACCATATTGACCGGGGCTACGAGCATATTGAAGATAAGCTGCGCGGTCTGGGCGCCAATATCGAACGCATTAAGTAA
- the degS gene encoding outer membrane-stress sensor serine endopeptidase DegS, with product MLIKLLRSILVGLLIAAILLVAIPSLRPNKLNNFLYSNNTEKPSSYSQGVRRAAPAVVNIYSTSIGSFSHEPRELIPLGSGVIMSEQGYILTNKHVINKVGSIIVALQDGHFYEALLVGSDSPTDLAVLKINAENLPVIPINLKRTPHVGDIVLAIGNPYNLGQTITQGIISATGRVGLSPTRRQNFLQTDASINQGSSGGALVNTLGELVGINTLSFDKSEFGSTPEGLGFAIPTELATKIMQKLIRDGRVIRGYIGISTKELPNIRSSGTNIHQIQGVRVFQLLPGSPAKKAGIQVGDIIISFNHKPAISPPEVMDQVAEIRPGSIVPVTVLRDGQTLTFNVTIEEFDEH from the coding sequence ATGCTGATCAAATTACTGCGCTCCATATTGGTAGGATTACTTATTGCAGCGATTTTACTGGTTGCCATACCATCACTGCGTCCCAATAAGTTAAATAATTTCCTATACAGCAACAATACAGAAAAACCTTCCAGTTACAGTCAGGGCGTTCGCCGGGCAGCTCCTGCTGTTGTTAACATCTACAGCACCAGCATAGGTAGCTTTTCCCATGAACCACGAGAGCTTATCCCTCTGGGTTCCGGCGTCATCATGAGTGAGCAGGGCTATATACTCACCAACAAACACGTCATCAATAAAGTGGGATCTATTATTGTGGCGTTGCAAGATGGGCATTTTTATGAGGCGCTGCTGGTCGGCTCTGATAGCCCGACTGATCTGGCTGTCCTCAAGATAAACGCTGAAAATCTCCCGGTGATCCCTATCAATCTCAAACGCACTCCCCATGTGGGCGATATCGTGCTGGCAATCGGCAACCCTTACAACTTAGGGCAGACGATTACTCAGGGCATTATCAGTGCGACCGGGCGTGTTGGACTCAGCCCGACACGGCGACAAAATTTTCTGCAAACAGACGCGTCAATTAATCAGGGTAGTTCCGGCGGCGCACTGGTTAATACATTAGGCGAACTGGTGGGCATCAATACACTGTCATTTGATAAGTCTGAGTTTGGTTCTACACCTGAAGGATTAGGATTTGCCATTCCCACAGAGCTTGCAACAAAAATCATGCAAAAATTAATCCGTGACGGGCGAGTTATCAGAGGATATATCGGTATTTCAACAAAAGAACTGCCTAATATTCGTTCTTCAGGAACCAATATTCATCAAATTCAGGGAGTTCGGGTTTTCCAGCTTTTACCGGGCAGCCCTGCCAAAAAGGCAGGCATTCAAGTGGGGGATATCATCATCAGCTTCAACCATAAACCTGCAATTTCACCTCCCGAAGTAATGGATCAGGTTGCTGAAATCCGCCCCGGTAGCATCGTTCCTGTTACCGTCTTGCGCGATGGACAAACCCTCACTTTCAACGTTACGATTGAGGAATTTGATGAACACTGA
- the degQ gene encoding serine endoprotease DegQ produces MKSKNTLLSALAISIGLSLASVPMVSNAALPAAIASQELPSLAPMLEKVLPSVVTVHVAGTEVQTQQLQLPEDFQFFFGPGFPPMEKRSRPFQGLGSGVIINVDKGYVLTNNHVINNADKIKVQLNDGREYSAKLIGRDPQTDIALLQLKDAKNLTAIKFANSDQLRVGDYAVAIGNPFGLGQTVTSGIISALGRSGLNLEGLENFIQTDASINRGNSGGALINLKGELIGINTAIVAPSGGNVGIGFAIPSNMAKNLADQLIAHGEVKRGLLGIRGTEMSADIAKALNIDAQQGAFVSEVTPKSAAAKAGIKPGDVLVSIDGKKINSFAELRAKIGTTLPGKEVKVGLLRKGKPMEVTVILENSKNQATKAEKLSIALQGATLSTSIVNNTPGVKVDAVAKNSPAAMVGLQKNDLIIGANNVRVKNINELQKILEEKPSVIALNILRGSDNIYLLLNN; encoded by the coding sequence ATGAAAAGTAAAAACACATTACTCAGTGCACTTGCGATCAGTATTGGATTATCTTTGGCTTCGGTTCCAATGGTAAGTAATGCAGCTTTACCTGCCGCCATAGCCTCTCAAGAATTGCCGAGCCTGGCTCCAATGCTAGAAAAAGTTCTTCCTTCCGTCGTTACCGTACATGTTGCTGGTACTGAGGTGCAAACCCAACAGCTCCAGCTACCAGAAGACTTCCAGTTTTTCTTTGGGCCAGGTTTTCCGCCAATGGAAAAAAGAAGTCGTCCATTCCAGGGATTAGGTTCTGGTGTCATTATCAATGTCGATAAAGGGTACGTACTTACTAACAATCACGTCATCAACAATGCGGATAAAATTAAAGTCCAGCTCAACGATGGACGTGAATATTCCGCCAAACTCATCGGGCGTGACCCACAAACTGACATTGCTCTTTTACAGTTAAAAGATGCCAAGAATCTGACTGCCATCAAATTTGCTAACTCAGATCAGCTACGTGTCGGTGACTATGCTGTTGCCATCGGCAACCCATTTGGGCTGGGGCAAACCGTTACCTCAGGGATCATTTCCGCCCTTGGCCGTAGTGGCCTGAATCTGGAAGGTCTGGAAAACTTTATTCAGACCGATGCCTCTATTAACCGGGGTAACTCTGGTGGTGCTCTGATTAACCTGAAAGGGGAGCTTATCGGTATTAATACTGCTATCGTCGCACCAAGCGGTGGCAATGTTGGTATTGGCTTTGCCATCCCAAGTAATATGGCCAAGAATTTAGCCGATCAACTGATTGCTCATGGTGAAGTAAAACGTGGCCTGCTCGGTATCAGAGGCACCGAAATGTCAGCAGATATCGCCAAAGCACTGAATATTGATGCGCAACAAGGTGCATTTGTCAGTGAAGTCACGCCTAAGTCTGCTGCGGCTAAAGCCGGTATCAAGCCAGGAGATGTACTGGTCTCCATTGATGGCAAAAAAATTAATAGCTTTGCTGAGTTAAGGGCGAAGATTGGTACTACCCTTCCAGGTAAAGAGGTCAAAGTTGGTTTACTGCGTAAAGGGAAACCAATGGAAGTAACCGTCATACTGGAAAACAGTAAAAATCAGGCAACTAAAGCGGAAAAACTGAGTATTGCTCTGCAAGGTGCGACTCTCAGCACTAGCATAGTGAATAATACTCCTGGCGTAAAAGTTGATGCAGTTGCCAAAAATTCACCAGCGGCAATGGTTGGTTTACAGAAGAATGATTTAATTATCGGTGCTAATAATGTTCGCGTTAAAAATATCAACGAACTACAAAAGATACTGGAAGAAAAACCATCCGTTATTGCCCTGAATATTCTGCGTGGTAGCGATAACATTTACCTGTTGCTGAATAATTAA
- the zapG gene encoding Z-ring associated protein ZapG has product MTWEYALIGLIIGFIIGALAVRFGSTKLRQQNAVQAELEKNRAELEEYRKELVSHFARSAELLDNMARDYRQLYQHMAKSSNELMPNMPVQDNPFNYRLNESKTDSNKIVTDMPPRDYSEGASGLFRPIQDQKQ; this is encoded by the coding sequence ATGACTTGGGAATACGCACTGATCGGATTAATTATTGGTTTTATCATCGGAGCACTGGCTGTCCGCTTTGGCAGCACAAAATTGCGTCAGCAAAATGCTGTACAAGCAGAACTGGAGAAAAATCGGGCAGAACTTGAAGAGTATCGTAAAGAGCTGGTTAGCCATTTTGCCCGCAGCGCCGAATTACTGGATAATATGGCTCGTGATTATCGCCAGTTGTATCAGCATATGGCCAAAAGCTCCAATGAGCTGATGCCAAACATGCCTGTACAGGATAATCCCTTTAATTACCGTCTTAACGAATCCAAGACCGATTCTAATAAAATCGTCACCGATATGCCTCCGCGAGATTATTCTGAAGGTGCATCTGGCCTGTTTCGTCCAATTCAAGACCAAAAACAATAA
- the zapE gene encoding cell division protein ZapE, translated as MSPITPSSLYQIALSDGQYQPDEVQHNTVVRLDIIYHDLVQFSASSTLHSSGVKANGLKGLLNKLLKRSSTEQIRPIQGLYMWGGVGRGKTWLMDMFFQSLPTERKLRLHFHRFMLRVHEELTELQGHENPLEVVADGFKAQTDILCFDEFFVSDITDAMILGTLLEALFRRGIALVATSNIPPDELYRNGLQRARFLPAIEQIKKYCDVMNVDAGIDYRLRTLTQAHLYLTPLSESTHQEMHQVFLRLAGREGEPAPVLEINHRKMPAINSVDGVLAINFKTLCEDPRSQLDYIALSKIYHSVLLHDVPVMTVLNESAARRFIALVDEFYERHVKLIINAEASMEEIYQGELLRFEFQRCLSRLQEMQSEEYLQRPHLP; from the coding sequence ATGTCACCGATTACACCTTCGTCTCTTTACCAAATTGCGCTGTCTGATGGTCAGTATCAACCTGATGAAGTGCAGCACAATACAGTTGTCCGCCTGGATATCATTTATCATGATCTCGTGCAGTTTTCTGCCAGTAGTACCTTACATTCAAGTGGCGTGAAGGCAAATGGATTGAAAGGCCTATTGAATAAATTGCTGAAGCGTTCATCAACAGAACAGATTCGTCCGATTCAGGGGCTTTATATGTGGGGAGGCGTGGGACGAGGAAAAACCTGGTTGATGGATATGTTTTTCCAGAGTTTGCCTACTGAACGGAAATTACGCCTTCATTTTCACCGTTTTATGCTACGGGTACATGAAGAATTAACTGAACTACAGGGGCACGAAAACCCTCTGGAAGTTGTGGCGGATGGTTTCAAAGCACAAACGGATATACTCTGCTTTGATGAATTTTTTGTTTCTGACATTACGGATGCCATGATACTTGGTACATTGTTAGAAGCTTTGTTCAGGCGGGGAATTGCATTGGTAGCAACATCAAATATCCCACCAGATGAACTGTATCGGAATGGATTACAACGCGCACGTTTCCTGCCAGCGATTGAACAAATCAAGAAATATTGTGACGTGATGAATGTAGATGCCGGAATTGATTATCGATTGCGGACGCTCACTCAGGCACATCTTTATTTGACGCCACTGTCGGAAAGTACCCACCAAGAGATGCATCAGGTTTTCCTGCGTCTGGCCGGGCGGGAAGGTGAGCCAGCTCCGGTACTGGAGATTAACCATCGTAAGATGCCTGCGATTAACAGTGTTGATGGTGTGTTGGCAATCAATTTCAAGACGTTGTGTGAGGATCCCCGGAGTCAGTTGGACTATATTGCTTTGTCTAAAATCTATCACTCTGTTTTGCTGCATGACGTACCGGTGATGACGGTGTTGAATGAGAGTGCTGCGCGGCGTTTCATTGCATTGGTTGATGAATTCTATGAACGTCACGTGAAATTGATCATCAATGCTGAAGCCTCAATGGAAGAGATTTATCAGGGAGAATTACTCCGTTTTGAGTTCCAGCGTTGTCTGTCCCGTTTACAGGAAATGCAGAGTGAGGAATATTTACAGCGCCCGCATCTGCCTTGA
- the rplM gene encoding 50S ribosomal protein L13, giving the protein MKTFTAKPETVKRDWYVVDADGKTLGRLATEIARRLRGKHKAEYTPHVDTGDYIIIVNAEKVAVTGNKRADKIYYHHTGHIGGIKQATFEEMIARRPERVIEIAVKGMLPKGPLGRAMYRKLKVYAGSEHNHAAQQPQVLDI; this is encoded by the coding sequence ATGAAAACTTTTACAGCTAAACCAGAAACCGTAAAACGCGACTGGTATGTTGTTGACGCAGACGGCAAAACTCTGGGCCGTCTTGCAACTGAAATAGCTCGTCGCCTGCGCGGCAAGCACAAAGCGGAATACACTCCGCACGTTGATACTGGTGATTACATCATTATTGTTAACGCAGAGAAAGTTGCTGTAACTGGCAACAAACGTGCTGACAAAATCTATTATCACCACACTGGCCACATCGGTGGTATCAAGCAAGCGACCTTTGAAGAGATGATTGCCCGCCGTCCTGAGCGTGTCATTGAAATCGCGGTTAAAGGCATGCTGCCAAAAGGGCCACTGGGTCGTGCAATGTACCGTAAACTGAAAGTTTACGCGGGCAGTGAGCACAACCACGCGGCACAGCAACCACAAGTTCTGGACATTTAA
- the rpsI gene encoding 30S ribosomal protein S9 — MAENQYYGTGRRKSSSARVFIKPGSGNIVINQRSLEVYFGRETARMVVRQPLELVDMLDKLDLYITVKGGGISGQAGAIRHGITRALMAYDETLRSDLRKAGFVTRDAREVERKKVGLRKARRRPQFSKR, encoded by the coding sequence ATGGCTGAAAATCAATACTACGGCACTGGTCGCCGCAAAAGCTCCTCCGCTCGTGTCTTCATTAAGCCAGGTAGCGGTAACATCGTAATCAACCAACGCAGTCTCGAAGTTTACTTCGGTCGTGAAACTGCGCGCATGGTTGTTCGTCAGCCACTTGAGCTGGTTGACATGTTGGACAAACTGGATCTGTACATCACTGTTAAAGGTGGTGGTATCTCTGGTCAGGCAGGCGCAATCCGTCACGGTATCACCCGTGCACTGATGGCTTATGATGAGACTTTGCGTTCTGATCTTCGCAAAGCTGGCTTCGTTACCCGCGATGCGCGTGAAGTTGAACGTAAAAAAGTGGGTCTGCGCAAAGCACGTCGTCGTCCACAGTTCTCCAAGCGTTAA
- the sspA gene encoding stringent starvation protein SspA, with translation MAVAANKRSVMTLFSGPTDIFSHQVRIVLAEKGVSVEIEHVEAGNLPQDLIDLNPYQTVPTLVDRELTLYDSRIIMEYLDERFPHPPLMPVYPVARGSSRLMMHRIEKDWYSLMYKIQGGNIQEANAARKQLAEELLAIAPIFREMPFFMSDEFSLVDCYLSPLLWRLPVLGVELSGPGAKDLQVYMQRVFERDAFLASLTEAEREIRLQSRS, from the coding sequence ATGGCTGTCGCTGCCAACAAACGTTCGGTAATGACTCTGTTTTCCGGCCCGACCGACATTTTTAGCCATCAAGTGCGAATTGTACTGGCGGAAAAAGGGGTCAGCGTTGAAATAGAACACGTTGAAGCAGGCAATTTGCCACAGGATCTTATTGACCTGAACCCGTATCAGACGGTTCCTACCCTGGTTGATCGTGAGCTGACTCTTTATGATTCTCGCATCATAATGGAATATTTGGATGAGCGTTTCCCGCATCCACCGCTCATGCCTGTATACCCTGTTGCACGTGGCTCCAGCCGTTTGATGATGCACAGAATTGAAAAAGACTGGTATTCCCTGATGTACAAAATTCAGGGAGGGAATATACAGGAAGCCAATGCTGCACGGAAACAGCTTGCTGAAGAGTTGCTGGCGATAGCACCTATTTTCAGAGAGATGCCTTTCTTCATGAGCGATGAATTCAGTCTGGTAGACTGTTATCTCTCTCCTCTGTTGTGGCGTTTACCTGTACTGGGTGTTGAGTTGTCTGGCCCGGGAGCCAAAGATCTTCAAGTCTATATGCAACGTGTATTTGAACGTGATGCGTTTCTGGCTTCATTGACAGAAGCGGAGCGTGAAATACGTTTACAGTCACGGAGTTAA
- the sspB gene encoding ClpXP protease specificity-enhancing factor: MGMTQISPRRPYLLRAHYEWLLDNDLTPHIVVDVTQYGVSVPMEYAQNGQIILNISPQAVGNLELANDEVRFNARFGGVARQVSVPMSAVIAVYARENGAGMMFEPEVAYEAGSGQEDSDSPAADNLVLIRDMKTQRDNHSPDDEPPQPPKGRPTLRVVK; the protein is encoded by the coding sequence ATGGGTATGACTCAAATATCTCCCCGCCGCCCTTATTTACTGCGGGCACATTATGAATGGCTGCTGGATAATGATTTGACTCCGCATATCGTTGTGGATGTTACTCAATATGGAGTAAGCGTTCCGATGGAATATGCGCAGAACGGGCAGATCATCCTGAATATTTCCCCACAGGCGGTTGGTAATCTGGAATTAGCCAATGACGAAGTTCGCTTCAATGCTCGTTTTGGTGGGGTAGCACGGCAGGTTTCTGTTCCTATGTCTGCTGTGATCGCGGTTTATGCTCGTGAAAATGGGGCCGGAATGATGTTTGAGCCAGAAGTAGCCTATGAAGCGGGATCTGGGCAGGAAGATTCCGATTCTCCGGCGGCTGATAATCTGGTGCTGATTCGTGATATGAAAACACAGCGTGATAATCATTCCCCTGATGATGAACCACCTCAACCACCAAAAGGCCGTCCGACATTACGTGTGGTAAAATAG
- a CDS encoding FAD-dependent oxidoreductase, with product MSQNVYQFIDLQRVDPPKKALKIRKIEFVEIYEPFSEIQVQAQADRCLACGNPYCEWKCPVHNYIPNWLKLANEGRIIEAAELSHQTNSLPEVCGRVCPQDRLCEGACTLNDDFGAVTIGNIERYINDTAIAMGWKPDMSHVSTTDKRVAVVGAGPAGLACADVLTRNGVQVVVYDRHPEIGGLLTFGIPAFKLEKEVMSRRREIFTEMGIEFCLNTEIGKDVTLAELTKQFDAVFLGVGTYQSIHGGLENENADEVYNALPFLIANTRHLMGYEELPEQPYIDMKGKRVLVLGGGDTAMDCVRTSVRQGATKVICAYRRDEDNMPGSRREVKNAREEGAEFQFNLQPVSIEVNDRGHVRGVRVAKTQLGEMDEKGRRQAEIMPDSEFIIEADAVIMAFGFKPHTMQWLDEYQVNLDQQGRIIAPESSDFPFQTSNPKIFAGGDAVRGSDLVVTAIAEGRGAASGILDYLEV from the coding sequence ATGAGTCAAAATGTTTATCAATTTATCGACCTACAGCGTGTCGATCCCCCAAAAAAAGCGTTGAAAATCCGCAAAATAGAATTTGTGGAAATTTATGAGCCTTTTTCTGAAATTCAAGTTCAGGCGCAGGCAGATCGCTGCCTCGCATGTGGAAATCCGTATTGTGAGTGGAAATGCCCGGTACATAACTACATCCCGAACTGGCTAAAATTAGCCAATGAAGGCCGCATTATTGAAGCAGCAGAGCTATCCCATCAAACAAATAGCCTGCCGGAAGTTTGTGGACGGGTTTGTCCGCAGGATCGTCTGTGTGAAGGTGCCTGTACACTGAACGACGACTTTGGTGCCGTCACTATCGGTAATATTGAGCGTTATATTAACGATACTGCTATTGCGATGGGTTGGAAACCCGATATGTCACACGTGAGCACGACAGACAAACGAGTCGCCGTCGTTGGTGCAGGCCCTGCTGGATTAGCATGCGCTGATGTACTGACACGCAATGGTGTGCAGGTTGTCGTTTACGATCGACATCCTGAAATCGGCGGATTGCTCACATTTGGTATTCCTGCTTTTAAACTGGAAAAAGAGGTCATGAGCCGACGCAGAGAAATTTTTACCGAAATGGGTATCGAATTCTGCCTAAATACAGAAATAGGGAAAGATGTCACACTTGCTGAACTCACAAAGCAATTTGATGCCGTCTTTTTGGGCGTTGGAACTTATCAGTCCATACATGGCGGCCTGGAAAATGAAAATGCCGACGAGGTATATAATGCTCTGCCTTTTCTAATTGCCAATACCCGTCATTTAATGGGCTATGAAGAATTACCGGAACAACCCTATATTGATATGAAAGGTAAGCGGGTTTTGGTTCTGGGGGGTGGTGACACGGCAATGGACTGCGTACGTACTTCTGTCCGTCAGGGTGCAACCAAAGTGATTTGTGCCTATCGGCGGGATGAAGACAATATGCCCGGTTCTCGCCGTGAAGTAAAAAATGCCCGGGAAGAAGGCGCTGAATTCCAATTCAACCTCCAACCAGTCAGCATTGAAGTCAATGATAGAGGTCATGTTCGAGGTGTCAGAGTAGCTAAAACACAATTAGGTGAAATGGATGAAAAAGGCCGGCGCCAGGCTGAAATCATGCCAGATTCAGAGTTTATCATTGAAGCTGATGCTGTGATTATGGCGTTTGGTTTCAAACCACACACCATGCAATGGCTGGATGAATATCAGGTCAATCTTGATCAACAAGGACGCATTATCGCCCCCGAATCCAGTGATTTTCCTTTCCAAACCAGCAACCCTAAAATCTTTGCTGGTGGAGATGCTGTCAGAGGTTCTGATTTAGTAGTCACCGCCATTGCTGAAGGCAGAGGAGCCGCCTCCGGCATTCTTGATTACCTTGAGGTTTAA